The Apium graveolens cultivar Ventura chromosome 6, ASM990537v1, whole genome shotgun sequence genome contains a region encoding:
- the LOC141664771 gene encoding splicing factor-like protein 1: MDSLNPQTLISPHPQSHQSFDPPLTESNHSESPPIEHHKPIQIKQEHMNNPQLAESNSSDLPSQVKQEQVIEAYMNNPQRNDFNSSELPSQVKQEPVFDGNNPHPTESNSSELPSQVKQEQVIGNGASENNGNNEGNTRRRRRSRWDPQPEDGSGETTKKRKSRWADDEPKPIIQLPDFMKDFAQGIDSDPEIQLLNARLLEISKILQAGVQLDDRPEGARSPSPEPVYDNLGIRINTREFRARERLNKERQEIIAQIIKRNPAFKPPADYRPPKLNKKLYIPMKEYPGYNFIGLIIGPRGNTQKRMEKETGAKIVIRGKGSIKEGRFGQKRDLKFDPAENEDLHVLVEADNEKSLEEAAGMVEKLLRPVDEGLNEHKRQQLRELAALNGTIKDEEFCRLCGEAGHRQYACPSRLTTFKSEVLCKNCGDGGHPTIDCPMKGAAGKKMDDEYKNFLAELGGTMPESSPTPKESTPLAIMGSGNPGSNPPWASSNGTGNTGPSLHPGLGSTVAKIGKEIDDTNLYIGYLPPTLEDDELIRLFQPFGDIVMAKVIKDRVSGLSKGYGFVKYSDIAQANQATASMNGHRIDGRVIAVRVAGKPPPPVVPPGPPAPPVPAYPGQNQGYNGYPPPQMQSGVPPGTAPPGSYMVAPVPWGPPPPPAYAAYPPPPPGSNVYASYPPPPMPPYGMQYPPATQVAVSGAPAQTFTSGDTQQSYSAGMQYPNSTPASNIIYGNQPVGMHPSSQPPYPASSVGYPSYYTGNPPPPDSTQSLVEQQSLASAPWAANPPPPPPPAVPSAEPNPPDSEYEKFMAEMK; the protein is encoded by the coding sequence ATGGACTCTCTCAATCCCCAAACCCTAATTTCTCCCCACCCCCAATCTCATCAATCATTCGATCCACCTCTCACTGAGTCAAATCACTCCGAGTCACCTCCAATTGAACACCACAAACCAATCCAAATCAAACAAGAACACATGAATAATCCGCAACTCGCTGAGTCGAACTCGTCCGACTTACCGAGTCAGGTGAAGCAAGAGCAAGTAATCGAGGCTTACATGAATAATCCGCAACGGAATGACTTTAATTCGTCCGAGTTACCGAGTCAAGTGAAACAAGAGCCGGTTTTCGACGGGAACAATCCCCACCCGACCGAGTCAAACTCGTCCGAGTTACCGAGTCAGGTGAAACAAGAGCAAGTGATCGGTAACGGAGCTTCCGAAAACAACGGAAACAACGAAGGGAACACTCGGAGGCGGCGGAGAAGCAGGTGGGACCCACAGCCGGAGGATGGGAGTGGGGAGACGACGAAGAAGAGGAAGTCAAGGTGGGCGGATGATGAGCCGAAGCCGATAATTCAATTGCCTGATTTTATGAAGGATTTTGCTCAAGGTATCGATTCGGATCCCGAAATTCAGTTATTGAATGCTAGGTTACTTGAGATTAGTAAAATTTTACAAGCTGGTGTGCAATTAGATGATCGGCCCGAAGGCGCTAGGTCGCCTTCTCCGGAGCCTGTTTACGATAATTTAGGAATTAGGATTAATACGAGAGAGTTTCGTGCTAGGGAGAGGCTTAATAAGGAGAGACAGGAGATAATTGCGCAGATTATTAAGAGGAATCCTGCATTCAAACCGCCTGCGGATTATAGACCACCTAAGTTGAATAAGAAGTTGTATATTCCGATGAAGGAGTATCCGGGGTATAATTTTATTGGATTGATTATTGGGCCGAGAGGGAATACGCAGAAGAGGATGGAGAAGGAGACGGGAGCGAAGATTGTGATTAGGGGGAAAGGGTCGATTAAGGAGGGGAGGTTTGGGCAGAAGAGGGATTTGAAGTTTGATCCTGCAGAGAATGAGGATTTGCATGTTTTGGTGGAAGCGGATAATGAGAAGTCGCTTGAGGAAGCTGCAGGGATGGTTGAGAAGTTGTTGAGGCCGGTTGATGAAGGGTTGAATGAACATAAGAGGCAGCAGTTGAGGGAACTTGCGGCGTTGAATGGGACGATTAAGGATGAGGAGTTTTGTAGGTTGTGTGGTGAGGCCGGGCATAGGCAGTATGCTTGTCCGTCAAGGTTGACGACGTTTAAGAGTGAGGTTTTGTGTAAGAATTGTGGTGATGGTGGACATCCGACTATAGATTGTCCTATGAAAGGCGCAGCAGGGAAGAAAATGGATGATGAGTATAAGAATTTCTTGGCGGAATTAGGGGGGACGATGCCTGAGTCGTCTCCTACTCCTAAAGAGAGTACACCTTTGGCTATTATGGGTTCGGGTAATCCTGGAAGCAATCCTCCTTGGGCTAGCAGTAATGGTACCGGAAATACTGGGCCCTCACTACATCCGGGATTAGGAAGCACTGTAGCTAAGATTGGAAAGGAGATTGATGACACAAATTTGTATATTGGTTACTTGCCACCAACTCTTGAAGATGATGAATTGATTAGACTGTTTCAACCTTTCGGAGATATTGTAATGGCTAAGGTTATCAAAGATAGAGTGAGTGGTTTAAGTAAAGGTTATGGTTTTGTTAAGTATTCTGATATCGCTCAGGCTAATCAGGCAACTGCTAGCATGAATGGTCATCGTATCGATGGAAGAGTAATTGCTGTTAGAGTTGCAGGAAAACCACCTCCACCAGTTGTACCCCCTGGCCCTCCTGCTCCACCTGTTCCTGCTTACCCTGGTCAGAACCAGGGATATAATGGATATCCACCTCCGCAAATGCAATCGGGTGTTCCTCCTGGGACTGCACCACCTGGAAGTTACATGGTGGCTCCAGTTCCGTGGGGACCTCCTCCACCTCCTGCTTATGCTGCTTACCCTCCTCCCCCACCTGGATCAAATGTGTACGCCTCATACCCACCTCCACCCATGCCCCCCTATGGTATGCAATATCCTCCAGCGACTCAGGTTGCTGTTTCTGGTGCTCCAGCTCAAACCTTCACTTCCGGTGATACCCAACAAAGCTACTCTGCCGGAATGCAATATCCTAACAGTACACCTGCATCTAATATTATATATGGGAATCAACCAGTTGGCATGCATCCAAGTTCGCAACCCCCTTACCCTGCATCTTCTGTTGGTTACCCCTCATATTATACAGGAAATCCTCCACCTCCGGATTCTACCCAATCTTTGGTGGAACAGCAAAGTCTTGCGAGTGCTCCTTGGGCTGCAAACCCGCCACCACCTCCACCTCCTGCTGTGCCATCTGCAGAACCAAATCCACCAGACTCGGAGTACGAGAAGTTTATGGCTGAGATGAAATGA
- the LOC141666898 gene encoding uncharacterized protein LOC141666898: MFHPNTKLTSKICISRSTPLSEMSTPIKHLSHPEHELILKEDDVIEEDATCRVCNKTVIGFPTYTCSAIHDVDDIGCNNFYLHRSCAELPTKLYPHDKHNQHLLTLKQRPDKYVCAVCENKLKFAYACVACDFDMCVSCAFPCPDDDAQRVLSHEGHQEHTLTLQRQALFKCDACWEEVKDFSYVCIPCDFWIHKKCAFSPPIIPEPAYHHHALLLTYSIPEIHRFFLRFCNICGELVHVHSWLYYCHKCTYFAHMKCATSTVFKLNENELAGNDNDPDLIEFPLHSEEALFDLFATQCSKFQVDFEGVRTDAITISNVIEEHWSHPNHPLQQLQFIINENDSADDDDDDDDDNTRVLLCDGCIQPISLASPSYYGCIECGFYLHSVCATKLPQELPVGVSSFHPQHSLALGKEDKFYEVVQCGVCGFNTNGFYYKCETCDIKIDLCCAFMPARIKHKSHKHHPLVHRPSSSSVCSVSKYIIEVGVEYACEICSNFQIYMIICVSGPSTIRHKYDDHAITLRYPPFFYEGAFYCETCEEPVNNQRPLFHCDDCDYSFHYHCICLQARMKLGGTIQLDINDQKHTLAFVFKRNVRSNSPLYFCSHCGYGHTHNFFFECDGCGYLICIECVSSEIEDD; this comes from the exons ATGTTTCACCCAAACACCAAACTCACAAGTAAAATTTGCATTTCTAGATCTACCCCCTTATCAGAAATGAGTACACCAATCAAGCATTTGAGCCATCCTGAGCACGAACTAATCTTAAAAGAGGATGATGTTATTGAAGAGGATGCTACATGCCGTGTCTGCAACAAAACAGTTATCGGCTTTCCTACTTATACTTGCAGTGCTATTCATGATGTTGATGATATTGGTTGTAATAATTTTTATCTGCACAGGAGTTGTGCTGAATTACCCACAAAACTATATCCTCACGACAAGCACAACCAGCACCTCCTCACTCTCAAACAACGCCCTGACAAATATGTTTGTGCTGTTTGTGAGAATAAGCTGAAGTTCGCTTATGCATGTGTTGCTTGTGACTTTGACATGTGTGTTTCTTGTGCTTTTCCTTGTCCTGATGATGATGCACAGAGAGTGCTTAGTCACGAAGGTCACCAGGAGCACACGCTAACATTGCAGAGACAGGCTTTGTTTAAGTGTGATGCTTGTTGGGAAGAAGTTAAAGACTTTTCCTATGTTTGCATCCCCTGTGATTTCTGGATCCACAAGAAGTGTGCTTTCTCTCCGCCCATAATCCCAGAGCCTGCTTATCACCATCACGCTCTCCTTCTTACCTACTCTATTCCAGAGATTCATCGCTTTTTCCTTCGTTTCTGCAACATCTGCGGAGAACTAGTTCACGTACATTCCTGGCTCTATTATTGTCACAAATGCACATATTTTGCGCATATGAAATGTGCCACATCCACTGTGTTTAAGTT AAATGAGAATGAACTTGCTGGAAATGATAATGACCCTGATTTGATAGAATTCCCTCTTCACAGCGAGGAAGCGCTATTTGATCTATTTGCAACCCAGTGTTCAAAGTTCCAAGTTGACTTTGAAGGTGTACGAACAGATGCTATCACCATATCAAATGTAATTGAAGAGCACTGGAGTCACCCGAATCATCCATTACAACAACTTCAATTTATTATTAATGAGAACGATAGCGCCGACGACGATGATGATGACGACGACGACAACACAAGAGTGTTGTTATGCGATGGGTGCATTCAACCCATTTCTCTTGCCAGTCCATCTTACTATGGTTGTATTGAATGTGGTTTCTATCTCCACTCCGTCTGTGCCACTAAATTGCCACAAGAGTTGCCTGTAGGAGTATCCTCGTTTCACCCGCAGCACTCACTCGCTCTTGGGAAGGAAGATAAATTCTATGAAGTGGTGCAATGTGGAGTTTGTGGCTTTAACACGAATGGATTCTACTATAAATGTGAGACTTGTGATATCAAAATTGATTTATGTTGTGCATTTATGCCTGCGAGGATAAAACATAAGTCTCACAAGCACCACCCCCTTGTTCACCGTCCATCATCAAGTTCCGTTTGCAGTGTTAGTAAGTATATAATTGAAGTTGGCGTGGAATATGCATGTGAAATCTGCAGTAACTTCCAGATTTATATGATAATTTGTGTATCTGGTCCAAGTACAATAAGACACAAATATGATGACCATGCAATAACCTTGAGATATCCTCCATTCTTCTACGAAGGAGCATTCTACTGtgaaacatgtgaagaacctgTTAACAATCAGAGGCCCCTCTTTCATTGTGATGACTGTGATTATTCTTTTCACTATCATTGCATCTGTTTGCAAGCAAGAATGAAGTTAGGAGGGACCATTCAGCTAGATATCAACGATCAAAAACATACACTTGCATTTGTTTTCAAACGGAATGTAAGAAGCAATTCTCCCTTATACTTTTGTAGCCATTGCGGGTATGGACACACTCATAATTTCTTTTTCGAATGTGATGGATGTGGATATCTTATCTGCATTGAATGTGTCAGCAGCGAGATAGAGGATGATTGA
- the LOC141666895 gene encoding peroxisomal acyl-coenzyme A oxidase 1-like has product MEGVDYLAEERNKAGFDVNCMKIVWYGSQRDFNVSDRMAKLVASDPVFSKENRTMLPRKELFKNTLKKAAYGWKRIRELNLTFEESTKFRTYIDQPAFTDLHWGMFIPAIRGQGTDEQHKKWLPLAQKMQIIGCYAQTELGHGSNVQGLETTATFDPKTDEFVIHSPTLTSSKWWPGGLGKVSTHGIVYARLLTDGQDHGVHGFIVQLRSLEDHSPLPGVTIADIGMKFGNGAYNSMDNGLLRFDHVRIPRDQMLMRVLQVSREGKCTQSDVPRQLIYGTMVYVRQTIVSDASVALSRAVTIATRYSCVRRQFGSQNGGPETQVIDYKTQQHRLFPLLASAYAFRFAGQWLSWLYKDVTDKLQANDFSTLPEAHACTAGLKSLTTSATADAIEECRKLCGGHGYLCSSGLPELFAVYVPACTYEGDNVVLLLQVARFLVKTVSQLESGNKPAGTVAYMGRAEHLMKCRSTVERAEDWLKPSSIVEAFETRAFRMAVACSQSLSQFANHEEGFAELSADLAEVAVAHCQLIVVSKFIDKLKEPIPGKGIKQILEVLCQVYALSTLHKHQGEFLATASITPKQAALAFTQLRHLYSQVRPNAVALVDSFNHTDHYLGSILGRYDGNVYPKLYDAAWQEPLNDKDVPDGYKEYIRPLLKNQLHLAKL; this is encoded by the exons ATGGAGGGTGTTGATTATTTGGCTGAAGAGAGAAATAAAGCTGGGTTTGATGTGAATTGTATGAAGATTGTTTGGTATGGCTCTCAACGTGATTTTAATGTCTCTGATCGCATGGCTAAGCTTGTTGCTTCTGATCCT GTTTTCTCAAAGGAAAACAGGACCATGCTTCCTAGAAAGGAATTGTTTAAGAACACTTTGAAAAAAGCAGCTTATGGATGGAAGCGGATTAGAGAACTCAATCTAACAT TTGAAGAGTCAACTAAGTTCAGGACTTACATTGATCAACCAGCCTTTACTGATCTTCATTGG GGAATGTTTATACCTGCTATAAGAGGACAAGGCACCGATGAACAACATAAGAAATGGTTGCCGCTTGCACAGAAGATGCAAATTATTGGCTGCTATGCACAAACTGAACTAGGTCATGGATCTAATGTACAAGGTCTTGAGACCACCGCCACATTTGATCCCAAAACTGATGAATTTGTAATTCATAGTCCTACTCTGACCTCTAGCAAG TGGTGGCCTGGTGGTTTGGGGAAAGTATCCACCCATGGTATCGTTTATGCCCGTCTTTTGACTGATGGTCAAGACCATGGTGTACATG GTTTCATTGTCCAATTGCGTAGCTTAGAAGATCACTCGCCTCTTCCAGGCGTAACTATTGCTGATATTGGAATGAAATTTGGTAATGGAGCATACAACTCAATGGACAACGGTTTGTTAAGATTTGATCACGTACGGATACCGCGAGACCAGATGTTGATGCG AGTTTTGCAAGTTTCAAGGGAAGGGAAATGTACACAATCTGATGTTCCTCGGCAGCTAATCTATGGAACTATGGTGTATGTTCGGCAGACAATTGTATCTGATGCCTCTGTGGCTTTATCCCGAGCAGTTACTATCGCCACAAGGTATAGTTGTGTGCGTAGACAATTTGGATCGCAGAATGGAGGGCCTGAGACTCAG GTGATTGATTATAAAACTCAGCAGCATAGGCTCTTCCCTTTGCTGGCTTCTGCCTATGCCTTCAGATTTGCTGGTCAGTGGTTAAGTTGGTTGTACAAGGATGTGACAGACAAATTGCAAGCCAATGACTTCTCAACATTGCCAGAAGCTCATGCATGCACCGCAGGGCTCAAGTCTTTGACTACAAGTGCCACAGCA GATGCAATCGAAGAATGCCGAAAATTATGTGGAGGGCATGGTTATCTATGTAGCAGTGGCCTTCCTGAATTATTTGCAGTTTATGTCCCTGCCTGTACATATGAAGGAGACAATGTTGTGCTACTGCTGCAG GTTGCAAGGTTTCTAGTGAAGACTGTGTCTCAGCTAGAAAGCGGAAATAAGCCAGCAGGAACAGTAGCCTACATGGGGCGAGCTGAACACCTCATGAAATGTCGGTCTACTGTTGAAAGAG CTGAAGATTGGCTAAAACCTAGTTCAATAGTGGAAGCATTTGAGACGAGGGCATTCAGAATGGCTGTTGCCTGCTCTCAGAGCTTGAGTCAGTTTGCAAATCACGAAGAAG GATTTGCAGAACTATCAGCAGATTTAGCAGAGGTAGCAGTTGCTCACTGCCAATTGATCGTTGTTTCCAA GTTTATTGATAAACTGAAAGAACCCATTCCAGGGAAAGGTATTAAACAAATACTAGAGGTGCTTTGCCAGGTCTATGCTCTATCTACACTTCACAAGCACCAGGGCGAGTTTCTTGCAACTGCCAGCATCACACCAAAGCAGGCAGCGCTTGCATTTACTCAATTGAGACATTTGTATTCCCAG GTCCGACCAAATGCTGTTGCACTCGTCGATTCCTTCAACCACACAGACCACTATCTTGGTTCAATTCTTGGCCGTTACGATGGGAATGTATATCCAAAACTCTACGATGCAGCATGGCAGGAGCCGCTCAACGATAAAGACGTGCCTGATGGTTATAAGGAATACATCAGGCCTTTGCTCAAGAACCAGCTACATCTGGCTAAGCTCTGA
- the LOC141667569 gene encoding O-fucosyltransferase 30 isoform X2 encodes MLISKRVFDCPKFRVLSRNELRLAVWNHVFELIRGLRYVSMSDIIDLSKVTSDSSVGVIDFREFVSKWCGMNMDFACSRYSEVQSSLFKSSTQCGSALSGYDGNVPDCIYAVEDDCRTTVWTYQNNGEDGMLDSFQPDEQLKKRKNISFIRRRKDVYKTLGPDSKAGSATVLVFGSLFTAPYKGSESYIDIHEAPRDSRVQSLIEKIEFLPFNPEITSAGKEFTLQTIKAPFLCAQLRLLDGQFKNHWKSTFTGLKEKLESLKQKGPLPVHIFVMTDLPLGNWTGSYLGDLARDSRNFKLFTLNEENELVRKTATRLVTARQRAKLHSSSKNLNELKPCDSQTLPDLRLYIEESICSCASLGFVGTAGSTIAESIELIRKNRVCL; translated from the coding sequence GTATGTATCCATGAGCGATATAATCGATCTTTCAAAAGTGACGTCTGATTCATCAGTAGGAGTCATAGACTTTAGAGAATTTGTATCTAAATGGTGTGGTATGAACATGGATTTTGCATGCTCTAGATATTCGGAAGTGCAGTCCTCTTTATTTAAGAGCTCAACACAATGCGGGTCTGCACTATCTGGGTACGATGGTAATGTGCCTGATTGTATATATGCTGTAGAAGATGATTGCAGAACGACCGTGTGGACGTACCAAAACAATGGGGAAGATGGAATGCTGGACTCATTCCAACCTGATGAACAACTCAAGAAGAGAAAGAATATTTCATTTATTAGGAGAAGGAAAGATGTATACAAGACCCTTGGCCCAGATTCGAAAGCTGGATCAGCGACTGTTTTGGTGTTTGGAAGCTTATTTACAGCACCATACAAGGGCTCGGAGTCATACATTGATATCCATGAAGCTCCAAGAGATAGCAGAGTACAATCATTAATTGAGAAAATAGAATTTCTTCCGTTTAACCCCGAAATTACAAGTGCGGGAAAGGAATTCACTCTTCAGACTATCAAGGCTCCTTTTCTTTGTGCACAACTTAGACTATTAGATGGGCAGTTCAAAAACCATTGGAAGTCTACTTTTACAGGACTGAAAGAGAAGTTAGAATCTTTGAAACAGAAGGGCCCTCTTCCTGTTCATATATTTGTGATGACTGATCTTCCATTAGGAAATTGGACGGGAAGTTACCTCGGGGATTTAGCAAGAGATTCAAGAAATTTCAAGCTGTTTACTTTGAACGAGGAAAATGAGTTGGTGAGAAAAACTGCAACGAGACTTGTTACTGCTAGACAGAGAGCGAAACTTCATTCGTCTTCCAAAAATTTAAACGAATTGAAGCCTTGCGATTCTCAAACATTACCTGACTTGCGTCTCTACATAGAAGAATCTATTTGTAGTTGTGCTTCCCTTGGTTTTGTTGGCACTGCTGGTTCCACCATTGCAGAAAGCATAGAGCTAATAAGGAAAAATAGGGTATGCTTGTGA